In Xyrauchen texanus isolate HMW12.3.18 chromosome 14, RBS_HiC_50CHRs, whole genome shotgun sequence, the following are encoded in one genomic region:
- the LOC127654750 gene encoding X-ray repair cross-complementing protein 5-like — protein sequence MAAIMRYVYDHRSNPQVDAAFPCIKERYECLLYVQLPFMEDLREFTFPKLENNKSLTPKISVD from the exons ATGGCAGCAATCATGCGTTACGTGTATGATCATCGCAGTAACCCTCAAGTGGACGCAGCCTTTCCTTGCATTAAGGAGAGATATGAA TGTCTGCTTTATGTGCAGCTGCCCTTTATGGAAGACCTGCGAGAATTCACTTTCCCAAAGCTAGAAAACAATAAAAGCTTGACTCCCAAAATCTCTgtcgattga